In Musa acuminata AAA Group cultivar baxijiao chromosome BXJ2-10, Cavendish_Baxijiao_AAA, whole genome shotgun sequence, a genomic segment contains:
- the LOC135625865 gene encoding protein EXORDIUM-like 2: MAFSPPPPLLLLLSLLSLLVLQSSAVIPRMLFLVPQQPLVLKYHKGPLLKGNYTVNLLFYGRFTPAQRAIVVDFVRSLSAPAGSSRPPSVASWWGTTALYGPGGATRLSLGRVLLDDRCSLGKSLTDSDLLTLASRAPHRAAITVMLTAPDVLVDGFCMSRCGFHDSGRGGKHGKSRYTYLWVGNPATQCPGECAWPFAQPTYGPQTPPLLPPNGDVGVDGLIISLATLLADTVTNPYGDGFFQGPPTLPLEAVTACTGIFGNGAFAGYPGNLLVDPTSGASYNARGLAGREYLLPAMWDPKTKQCKALV; this comes from the coding sequence ATGgctttctctcctcctcctcccctcctcctcctcctctccctcctctctcttctAGTGTTGCAGTCTTCCGCGGTCATCCCCCGCATGCTCTTCCTGGTGCCGCAGCAGCCACTCGTGCTCAAGTACCATAAGGGCCCCTTGCTGAAGGGCAACTACACCGTCAACCTCCTCTTCTACGGCCGCTTCACCCCCGCGCAGCGCGCCATCGTCGTCGACTTCGTCCGGTCCCTCTCCGCCCCTGCCGGGTCCTCGCGGCCGCCCTCTGTCGCTTCCTGGTGGGGCACCACCGCCCTGTACGGTCCCGGCGGCGCCACCCGCCTGTCCCTCGGCCGCGTGCTCCTCGACGACCGCTGCTCCCTCGGAAAGTCCCTGACCGACTCGGACCTCCTTACGCTGGCCTCCCGCGCGCCCCACCGCGCCGCCATCACCGTCATGCTCACCGCCCCGGACGTTCTCGTCGACGGCTTCTGCATGAGCCGGTGCGGATTCCACGACTCCGGCCGCGGGGGGAAGCACGGCAAGTCCCGGTACACGTACCTGTGGGTGGGCAACCCGGCCACGCAGTGCCCCGGGGAGTGCGCGTGGCCCTTCGCCCAGCCCACCTACGGGCCGCAAACGCCACCGCTACTGCCGCCCAACGGTGACGTCGGCGTCGACGGCCTCATCATCAGCCTGGCGACCCTGCTGGCCGACACGGTGACCAACCCCTACGGCGACGGCTTCTTCCAGGGTCCGCCAACGCTTCCCCTGGAGGCGGTCACCGCCTGCACCGGCATCTTCGGCAACGGGGCCTTCGCGGGCTACCCAGGGAACCTGCTCGTGGATCCCACCAGCGGGGCCAGCTACAACGCCCGGGGATTGGCCGGGAGGGAGTACCTGCTGCCTGCAATGTGGGACCCGAAGACGAAACAATGTAAAGCCCTCGTTTAG
- the LOC103969138 gene encoding uncharacterized protein LOC103969138 isoform X1 codes for MADSDPSAASPPVSSSSATDTPSPSPPMLCAACAGATASWSSPPQWSDSSPPPAYRPIRAPAINAPTATASIVLAPVPQPLPVPPAEPPYRFEIPSKRISSPDDIRRFHSSETGRHFVGFVAALSRSVRGRKLSDPVPSPLPTPLSGLLSVLHTLARWIDEIPPLPHASRYGNPAYRSWHARLTDEGHGLVVALFPPSDELHPAADELLHYLLDSFGNAYRIDYGTGHETNFAAFLYCLARLGLIKEDDYPALVLRVFATYLDLMRRLQITYSLEPAGSHGVWGLDDYHFLPFIFGSAQLIDHKYMKPKSIHNQDILDNFSNDYMYLGCVAFVKKVKKGVFAEHSPMLDDISGVPNWSKVNSGMLKMYKAEVLEKVPIMQHFLFGWLIKWLPSLGFPGRR; via the exons ATGGCCGACTCCGATCCATCCGCCGCCTCTCCTCCCGTCTCTTCCTCCTCCGCCACCGacacgccgtcgccgtcgccgcccaTGTTATGCGCCGCTTGCGCCGGGGCCACCGCTTCCTGGTCTTCCCCACCGCAGTGGTCCGACTCCTCCCCTCCCCCTGCCTACCGCCCCATCCGCGCCCCGGCCATCAACGCCCCCACCGCCACCGCCTCGATAGTCCTCGCCCCCGTCCCCCAGCCCCTCCCCGTTCCCCCAGCTGAGCCCCCATACCGCTTCGAGATCCCGTCCAAGCGCATCTCCTCCCCCGACGACATCCGCCGCTTCCACTCCTCCGAAACCGGCCGTCATTTCGTCGGCTTCGTCGCCGCCCTCTCCCGCTCCGTCCGCGGCCGCAAGCTCTCCGATCCGGTCCCCTCTCCTCTCCCCACTCCCCTCTCCGGCCTCCTCTCGGTCCTCCACACCCTGGCCCGTTGGATCGACGAGATTCCCCCTCTCCCCCACGCGTCCCGCTACGGCAACCCCGCCTATCGGTCCTGGCACGCCCGCCTCACCGACGAGGGCCACGGCCTTGTCGTCGCCCTTTTTCCCCCCTCAGACGAGCTCCACCCCGCCGCCGATGAGCTCCTTCACTACCTTCTTGACTCCTTTGGCAACGCCTACCGCATTGACTACGGCACCGGCCACGAGACCAACTTCGCCGCCTTCCTCTATTGCCTCGCCCGCCTCGGCCTCATCAAGGAGGACGACTACCCGGCCCTTGTGCTTAGGGTGTTCGCTACCTACCTCGACCTCATGCGGAGGCTTCAGATCACCTACTCCCTCGAGCCAGCTGGGTCGCACGGCGTGTGGGGGCTTGATGATTACCACTTCCTTCCCTTCATATTTGGCTCGGCTCAGCTGATCGATCACAAGTACATGAAGCCCAAGTCAATCCACAACCAGGACATTCTCGACAACTTCTCCAACGATTACATGTATTTGGGATGCGTGGCCTTCGTGAAGAAGGTGAAGAAGGGGGTGTTCGCGGAGCACTCGCCCATGCTTGATGATATCAGTGGGGTGCCCAACTGGAGCAAGGTGAACAGTGGAATGCTGAAGATGTACAAGGCTGAGGTCCTCGAGAAGGTGCCTATCATGCAACATTTCCTCTTTGGATGGCTCATCAAATG GTTGCCGTCCCTTGGTTTCCCTGGCAGGCGATAG
- the LOC103969138 gene encoding uncharacterized protein LOC103969138 isoform X2 — protein sequence MADSDPSAASPPVSSSSATDTPSPSPPMLCAACAGATASWSSPPQWSDSSPPPAYRPIRAPAINAPTATASIVLAPVPQPLPVPPAEPPYRFEIPSKRISSPDDIRRFHSSETGRHFVGFVAALSRSVRGRKLSDPVPSPLPTPLSGLLSVLHTLARWIDEIPPLPHASRYGNPAYRSWHARLTDEGHGLVVALFPPSDELHPAADELLHYLLDSFGNAYRIDYGTGHETNFAAFLYCLARLGLIKEDDYPALVLRVFATYLDLMRRLQITYSLEPAGSHGVWGLDDYHFLPFIFGSAQLIDHKYMKPKSIHNQDILDNFSNDYMYLGCVAFVKKVKKGVFAEHSPMLDDISGVPNWSKVNSGMLKMYKAEVLEKVPIMQHFLFGWLIKWE from the exons ATGGCCGACTCCGATCCATCCGCCGCCTCTCCTCCCGTCTCTTCCTCCTCCGCCACCGacacgccgtcgccgtcgccgcccaTGTTATGCGCCGCTTGCGCCGGGGCCACCGCTTCCTGGTCTTCCCCACCGCAGTGGTCCGACTCCTCCCCTCCCCCTGCCTACCGCCCCATCCGCGCCCCGGCCATCAACGCCCCCACCGCCACCGCCTCGATAGTCCTCGCCCCCGTCCCCCAGCCCCTCCCCGTTCCCCCAGCTGAGCCCCCATACCGCTTCGAGATCCCGTCCAAGCGCATCTCCTCCCCCGACGACATCCGCCGCTTCCACTCCTCCGAAACCGGCCGTCATTTCGTCGGCTTCGTCGCCGCCCTCTCCCGCTCCGTCCGCGGCCGCAAGCTCTCCGATCCGGTCCCCTCTCCTCTCCCCACTCCCCTCTCCGGCCTCCTCTCGGTCCTCCACACCCTGGCCCGTTGGATCGACGAGATTCCCCCTCTCCCCCACGCGTCCCGCTACGGCAACCCCGCCTATCGGTCCTGGCACGCCCGCCTCACCGACGAGGGCCACGGCCTTGTCGTCGCCCTTTTTCCCCCCTCAGACGAGCTCCACCCCGCCGCCGATGAGCTCCTTCACTACCTTCTTGACTCCTTTGGCAACGCCTACCGCATTGACTACGGCACCGGCCACGAGACCAACTTCGCCGCCTTCCTCTATTGCCTCGCCCGCCTCGGCCTCATCAAGGAGGACGACTACCCGGCCCTTGTGCTTAGGGTGTTCGCTACCTACCTCGACCTCATGCGGAGGCTTCAGATCACCTACTCCCTCGAGCCAGCTGGGTCGCACGGCGTGTGGGGGCTTGATGATTACCACTTCCTTCCCTTCATATTTGGCTCGGCTCAGCTGATCGATCACAAGTACATGAAGCCCAAGTCAATCCACAACCAGGACATTCTCGACAACTTCTCCAACGATTACATGTATTTGGGATGCGTGGCCTTCGTGAAGAAGGTGAAGAAGGGGGTGTTCGCGGAGCACTCGCCCATGCTTGATGATATCAGTGGGGTGCCCAACTGGAGCAAGGTGAACAGTGGAATGCTGAAGATGTACAAGGCTGAGGTCCTCGAGAAGGTGCCTATCATGCAACATTTCCTCTTTGGATGGCTCATCAAATG GGAGTGA